From a single Parambassis ranga chromosome 2, fParRan2.1, whole genome shotgun sequence genomic region:
- the LOC114432466 gene encoding probable thiopurine S-methyltransferase isoform X1, translating into MRRSDFLFRVLCLVLLQAAAGRGQVNMSSMLAPQADRVMALGEWEERWQDDRIGFHQPHVHKMLERHLDTVLNGRTSVRFFFPLCGKAVDMKWLADMGHSVVGVEISEKAIQQFFEENNMTYSEEPVPAIPGAKVYKSSEKNISLYQSDLYSFSSSIEGQFGAIWDRGSLVAINPRDREKYAALIISLMGKDCRYLLDTLLYNPELYKGPPFFVPDEQVRSLFGSSCDMELLESVDALTDRQRTWGLDFFTENVHLITPKSS; encoded by the exons atgagaCGTTCAGACTTCCTGTTTAGAGTCCTTTGTTTGGTTCTgctccaggctgctgctgg TCGGGGTCAGGTAAACATGAGCAGCATGCTGGCACCACAGGCGGATCGGGTCATGGCCCTGGGAGAATGGGAGGAACGCTGGCAGGACGACAGAATCGGTTTCCATCAGCCTCACGTGCACAA aatGTTGGAGAGACACCTCGATACAGTTCTCAACGGACGAACAAGCGTTCgcttcttcttccctctctgTGGGAAAGCTGTAGATAtgaagtg GCTGGCAGACATGGGCCATTCAGTGGTCGGCGTGGAGATTAGTGAAAAGGCTATCCAACAGTTCTTTGAGGAGAACAACATGACGTACAGTGAGGAGCCTGTACCCGCCATACCTGGGGCGAAGGTTTACAAA AGCTCAGAGAAGAACATCTCCCTGTATCAAAGCGACCTGTAcagcttctccag CTCTATTGAGGGTCAGTTTGGAGCAATCTGGGACAGAGGCTCTCTGGTGGCCATCAACCcaagagacagagaaaa GTATGCTGCTCTTATAATTTCTCTGATGGGCAAAGACTGCAGATACCTGTTGGACACTTTACTGTATAATCCTGAGTTATATAAAG GTCCCCCTTTCTTTGTGCCTGATGAGCAAGTGCGCAGCCTGTTTG GGAGTAGCTGTGATATGGAGCTGCTGGAGTCAGTGGACgctctgacagacagacagcgaaCCTGGGGGCTGGACTTCTTCACTGAAAACGTGCACCTCATCACTCCGAAGAGCAGCTAA
- the ppp1r36 gene encoding protein phosphatase 1 regulatory subunit 36, which translates to MPKFPEGIKYVSVPPPGRWVWNDESQTLEFIRSGPVEEKVLRKKSQTNVSVNELHLRAEWLAEVCTLNRRGRQSIRNSLRPAHLDAYRSSVMERKGDRVTIHDVKQVAVGLLQENYLLPIPFCFLDILKSEELDDVLATLLLYLSCFFEHKSLEIKSAPLVVIDILREHQMMMETLAKKAIAQKKLAVCYFSLMMDQETKQHLSYHKGQVSSDRTEWLLHACLYCFFCYVAWVTFGRKDLRDIQEEVGRLLYSDTFNEAVRNRTDGDSRLTPTTINGSEKTGSGDPKETRHNGVFTQRTSQRHPALSTKVNQQSPLMASLLPSAKERSPHLFTSSRARSPSPLPAWRCDTKALAEQLDQQLASISFGILGKPLCQFSRSTLILSGGQRTSRDEEEDDEAGSDDNSSADPPRIQVQAPPDLMVSWHGPWSLVQSTDFQSDLSPGFVQADILL; encoded by the exons ATGCCAAAATTTCCAGAGGGCATAAAATAT GTGAGTGTTCCGCCTCCAGGTCGTTGGGTGTGGAATGATGAATCCCAAACTTTGGAGTTTATTCG TTCTGGCCCAGTCGAGGAGAAAGTTTTGAGGAAAAAGAGTCAAACTAATGTCAGTGTCAACGAGCTGCACCTGCGAGCAGAGTG GCTGGCTGAGGTCTGTACTTTGAACCGTAGGGGGCGCCAAAGCATCAGGAACAGCCTGCGCCCTGCTCATCTGGACGCATACAGGTCCTCAGTGATGGAGAGGAAAGGGGACCGAGTCACCATCCACGACGTTAAAC AAGTGGCAGTCGGTTTGCTGCAAGAGAATTACTTGCTTCCCATTCCTTTCTGCTTCCTGGATATACTAAA GAGTGAAGAGCTTGATGATGTCCTGGCTACACTTCTTCTTTACCTGTCTTGTTTCTTTGAACACAAATCCCTGGAGATTAAATCAGCACCTTTAGTGGT CATAGACATCCTCAGGGAGCACCAAATGATGATGGAGACTTTAGCCAAGAAGGCGATAGCTCAGAAGAAGCTGGCTGTCTGCTACTTCAGCCTAATGATGGACCAGGAAACCAAACAACATCTGTCATATCACAA AGGCCAGGTGTCATCAGATAGAACAGAATGGCTGTTACATGCA TGCTTGTACTGCTTCTTCTGCTACGTTGCCTGGGTGACATTTGGCAGGAAGGATCTGAGGGACATCCAGGAAGAGGTGGGGCGTCTTTTGTACTCTGACACCTTCAATGAGGCCGTTAGGAACAGGACTGATGGAGACTCTCGACTGACCCCCACCACTATTAATGGTTCAGAGAAGACGGGTTCAGGTGACCCCAAAGAGACAAGACATAATGGTGTATTCACACAAAG aACATCCCAGAGGCATCCAGCCCTCAGCACTAAAGTCAACCAGCAATCCCCTCTGATGGcgtctctgctgccctctgccaAAGAGCGTTCACCCCATCTGTTCACCAGCAGCCGAGCCAGGAGTCCCAGCCCGCTGCCAGCCTGGCGCTGCGACACCAAGGCCCTGGCGGAGCAGCTTGACCAGCAGCTGGCCAGTATCAG TTTTGGGATCCTTGGCAAGCCCCTGTGTCAGTTCAGCCGAAGCACCCTCATACtttctggaggccagagaaccagcagagatgaggaagaggatgatgaggCAGGCAGTGATGACAACAGCAGCGCCGATCCTCCTAGAATCCAAGTTCAAG CTCCTCCAGATTTGATGGTCTcctggcatggaccctggtcgTTAGTACAGTCCACAGATTTTCAATCAGACTTAAGCCCGGGCTTTGTGCAGGCCG aTATTCTTCTGTGA
- the LOC114432466 gene encoding probable thiopurine S-methyltransferase isoform X2, whose product MSSMLAPQADRVMALGEWEERWQDDRIGFHQPHVHKMLERHLDTVLNGRTSVRFFFPLCGKAVDMKWLADMGHSVVGVEISEKAIQQFFEENNMTYSEEPVPAIPGAKVYKSSEKNISLYQSDLYSFSSSIEGQFGAIWDRGSLVAINPRDREKYAALIISLMGKDCRYLLDTLLYNPELYKGPPFFVPDEQVRSLFGSSCDMELLESVDALTDRQRTWGLDFFTENVHLITPKSS is encoded by the exons ATGAGCAGCATGCTGGCACCACAGGCGGATCGGGTCATGGCCCTGGGAGAATGGGAGGAACGCTGGCAGGACGACAGAATCGGTTTCCATCAGCCTCACGTGCACAA aatGTTGGAGAGACACCTCGATACAGTTCTCAACGGACGAACAAGCGTTCgcttcttcttccctctctgTGGGAAAGCTGTAGATAtgaagtg GCTGGCAGACATGGGCCATTCAGTGGTCGGCGTGGAGATTAGTGAAAAGGCTATCCAACAGTTCTTTGAGGAGAACAACATGACGTACAGTGAGGAGCCTGTACCCGCCATACCTGGGGCGAAGGTTTACAAA AGCTCAGAGAAGAACATCTCCCTGTATCAAAGCGACCTGTAcagcttctccag CTCTATTGAGGGTCAGTTTGGAGCAATCTGGGACAGAGGCTCTCTGGTGGCCATCAACCcaagagacagagaaaa GTATGCTGCTCTTATAATTTCTCTGATGGGCAAAGACTGCAGATACCTGTTGGACACTTTACTGTATAATCCTGAGTTATATAAAG GTCCCCCTTTCTTTGTGCCTGATGAGCAAGTGCGCAGCCTGTTTG GGAGTAGCTGTGATATGGAGCTGCTGGAGTCAGTGGACgctctgacagacagacagcgaaCCTGGGGGCTGGACTTCTTCACTGAAAACGTGCACCTCATCACTCCGAAGAGCAGCTAA